From the genome of Vitis riparia cultivar Riparia Gloire de Montpellier isolate 1030 chromosome 2, EGFV_Vit.rip_1.0, whole genome shotgun sequence:
ATAGGTACCTGTAGGTTGGTAAGAGCATTGTCAGCCTAAAGGGTAGCATCGGGTTAAGGGGGACTCGTTTGATTAGGTGTCACTTCTTCAATTCGTGCATGCATAAACTGTAGGCCAATgagaacaaaatttaaaaacatagctAGTTCAATGGACCTTTAGTTGATCGACACTAATGTAAATAATATACAATGAGGATACATATATAGTATGGGTACCACATGTGTGAAACCCAACTATCCTAACATCTTAGCCTcaaatttcaaccattttttaatcaaattttcattctaGTGCACACAATGAGGCGTTGCACTGTCAATTTGCATCAGTGGAAAGTTGGAGAAACAAACATAGAAGAACTattaatgaaagaaagtatTAAAGAATCTCATCGTGACATGAAAATTGACAAGTAAAGTTGGTATAAGATGGAGAGTTTTGGTAAGGACAAATCTGCAGGAACAACAAGCAACCCCTAATGTAAAACCCCCCACTTTGTCGGTGGTCATGTACGACATGCATAAGTTCATCAATGAGGAATTGTCCCCAGTTAACATCTCCTATTAGTGATTCGGGAAGGGCATGCCATAAGGCATGGTGACCTTCCAAGCCCATCGTAGGGGCAAAGAGAGTAGCacacacaaaaataataaataggcAATGGAATTTTGTGGCATTCTCTGTTTCAACCATGAGATCTTCAATCTTTATAATGGATGGAGTGTGGCCCTCACGAATGTAATGGTTGTCGAGAACCGGTTTCTTTTCACTAGAAGGGATTCCAAATACTAGTTGTACATGATTGCAAGTCATGGGAATGTTGAGAGCTCCCTCCAACTGAAGCTTGCAGCATGCCACATTAATCTTCTGCAAAATCCACATACAC
Proteins encoded in this window:
- the LOC117905201 gene encoding uncharacterized protein LOC117905201, producing the protein MREADAVKTKASYKKINVACCKLQLEGALNIPMTCNHVQLVFGIPSSEKKPVLDNHYIREGHTPSIIKIEDLMVETENATKFHCLFIIFVCATLFAPTMGLEGHHALWHALPESLIGDVNWGQFLIDELMHVVHDHRQSGGFYIRGCLLFLQICPYQNSPSYTNFTCQFSCHDEIL